Genomic DNA from Desulfuromonas versatilis:
AGCCGCTGATTTCTGCGAGACTCCCGATCAAGACTTAGTGGAACGGACGGGAGCTTCGGTCGGTGGCCTGCAGGACCAGCTTCAGGCGTGAGGAGACGCCGAATTTTTTGTACAGGTTGTTGCAGTGGGACTTGACGGTCTGGACGCTGATGCTCATGCGCCTGGCCGTCTCCTTGTTGGAATAGCCGGAACAGAGGTAATGGAGTATTTCCGCCTCTTTCCTGGTCAGCTTGATGTTTTCTGGCCCGGAGGTCGGTGTGCTGATCGACTTCTTGATGGTCTTGTGGTCGATCCAGAGATCGCCGCCGTACACCTTCTGAATCGCCTTTTCCAGCATTTGGGAATCGGCGTTCTTGGTCATGATGCCTGCCAGGCCCTTGGCCACCATGGCCTGCAGGCCGCCATGGGCGAGAAAGGGGTCCGCCGCATCGGTTATCAGCAGCATCTTGGCCGACTCTCCCTTTTCGAAGGCCTCGAATACCGACTGGCAACTCCGGTCATCGGCAATGACGATATCGGGCTCGTAGGCCATCATCTGCATCAGGTCAAGGTCGTTGCAGGCAATTCCAATGACGTTTATATTCTTGTTCTCCTCGACCATGGTCCGGATGCCTTCTCCGAACAGGTAAATTCCGCAACTGATTAGAAGATTGATCGACATCCCCGGATCTCCTTCGTCTGGTCCCTGGTTTGCCTTGCGGATTTCCAGCCAAGGCCATCCTGGCCTGGCCAGCCTCGCGAGTTATCTGGAACCTCTTCTGGACTTTTCTTAAAAAAAACACATTTAAATCCTCTGTCAAGTTTTTTGCTTCAGGTAAAGCCCGGATACAGTATTTTTTGTACCCCATCTAAAGGGTTAATTTTTTGAGGCAATTTCTCCTTCAGAGGTTTTGGATTCGATTCCAGAAAGCAGGATGTGCCCCATCAGCCAGGACCACGAATCTTGCTAAAACCTCCGAAAATCGCCGGATTCAGCAGGAGAAGTTCTGTTTGGCCCGATTGGCACCCAGACTACGGCAAACACACCCCGGGCATTTTTGACACTTGATTCGCAGCGAAGGCGCGAGTGGAATTAGCCCTGACAATTGTCAAATTAATTTTTGCCAAGCGTTTTATTAGCGCTTATAATTAGCCCCGGCTTGCAGAAATGGCCCAAAATGCGCGATTAAGTTCGTCGCCCGCGGAGGCGGGGGTCATCCGACGCGCCTGCATTCCCGTGGGTCCGGCACCGGGATGACAGCTGCCTGAATCCAATTGGCATTTTTTTTGCTGAAAACCCTACCGACACCACCAGGAGGGGAAACCTTATGACTATCCTTTTCCGGGCACTGCTTATCGCCCTTTGCTTCGTCATTCATACCGGCTCGGCGGTCCGCGGCGCGGAGATCACCCTTGCCTGGGACCCCAACACCGAACCCAACGTGGCCGGCTATAAACTGTATTACCGGTCCGACGCCCCCGACCTCCCCTTCGACGGGGCCGAGGCCGATAATGGCCAGAGCCCTTCCCCCATCGATGTCGGCAACGCCACGACCGCTTCCGTGGATCTCCCCGACGACGGGAAAATATATTACTTCGCCGTCACCGCCTACGACACCTCGGGGTATGAATCCAGCTATTCAAACATAGTCGCCAGCGACTGGGTGCCCGGCCTGCTCTCCCCCATCGGCGGTGAGCTCGCCTCCACGACCCGGGTCACCTTCAGTTGGACCACCCCGCCGGCCGGCTACAATGTCACCTGCACCCTGGTGTACGGCACCGATCCGGCCCTGCCCGTCGCCGGCTCTGCGGTGGCGTCCCCCGCTCTCCCGACGTTCCCCGGCCTCCCGGCGGCCCCGCTCAGCGCCCTCGCCGGCGTCATGGCCTTCGGGATCGCCGGGCTAAACCTGGCCCGCACCCGCCGTGTCCGGCAGTGGCTCGCTCTGGCAATGCTCGTTGCAGGTTTCGGTTTTGCTGCGGCTGGCTGCGGCGGTGGCGGTGGCGGAGGAGGCGGTGGCGAGCTTCCCCCCATCACCGACGGAGGCGATCCCCTCCCCGACCCGGGGCAGGATCCTGTAGATGGTCTTGGCGACACGGTGGTCGTATCGGGTCTCACCAGCGACTACCACGACGCCTTTGATCTCGCACCCGGGAAAACGTATTACTGGAAGATCATCGCCGAAGATGATCAAGGGACGGTCTTCACCAGCGTGACGGAGAATTTCGTAACGGAATAGACGCAAAAAAGCGGGCTCATGGCCCGCTTTTTTGTGGTCGGTGGTCGGTGGTCGGTGGGCCGTGGGCCGAAAAGCTTGCAACTCCCCTTACTCCTTACTCCTTACTCCTCACTCCTCACCGCCTTCAAACATGCATCCCGTGCTTCTTCATCAGGTCATAGAAGGTCGGCCGGCTGACCCCCAGCAGTTCAGCCGCCCGGGCGATGTTCCCGCTCTCCTGCTCCAGCGCTTTCACCACCAGTTCCTTTTCCACCAGGCTGCGGGCATCCTTCAGGCTCATACCCTCCAGGTTCAACCCGCTGACGCCCCCTGCGGGCAGGTCCGGTTCCGCCGGAGCGGCTGAAGCGGCGAAGCCGAGATCCTCGGGCTCGACAATCGGATTTTCGGCCATGACCACCGCGCGCTTGACCTTGTTCTCAAGCTCCCGCACGTTCCCCGGCCAGTGGTAGTCCCGCAGGCAGCGCAGCGCGGCGGCGCTGTACCCCCGCACCCGCTTGTTGAAATCACTGCTGAAACGGCGCAGAAACAGGTTCGCCAACAGCACCACGTCTTCGCCCCGCTCGCGCAGAGGCGGCAGGATGGCGGTAATCACCCCGATGCGGTAGTAGAGGTCTTCGCGAAAATCCCCAGCAGCGATGGCTCTCTCGATGTCGATGTTGGTGGCGGCGATAATGCGGGTATCCACCGTGATGTCCTCCCGACCGCCAACCCGCTGGAGCACCTTCTCCTGAAGAAAGCGCAGCAGTTTCACCTGCAGTTGCGGGGGCATTTCTCCAATCTCGTCAAGAAACAGGGTGCCGCGGTGGGCATACTCCACTTTGCCCTGCACCCGGGCCTGGGCGCCGGTAAATGCCCCCTTCTCGTGGCCGAACAGTTCCGATTCGAGCAGGTTTTCGGGGATCGCGCCGCAGTTGATGGCGACAAACGGCCCGTCCTTGCGCAGCCCCTGCGCATGGATGGCCCGGGCCACCATCTCTTTGCCGGTCCCGCTTTCGCCGAGCACCAGCACCGGCACATCGGCCGAAGCGACCTTGCGAATGGTGGTGAACACCTCCTCCATCTGCAGACACTGGCCGAAAACCCCGTGCATCCCGCGGGCCTCGCCCTGCAACTCTTTCTGCAGGCGCAGGTTGTCCTCCTCGAGGGCCGAAAGGTGAAAAGCCCGCTGCAGGATCACCTTCAGCTCCGCCAGTTCGATGGGCTTCTGGTAAAAGTCGTATGCTCCCAGGTGCACCGCCTTCAGGGCGTTCTCCCGCTCCTCGTTCCCCGAAAGAACTATCACCTTGGTATCCGGACTGATCCGCAGCACCTCATCCAGGCAGCGCAGCCCCTCCGTTGCCCCGTCCGCGTCCGGCGGCAGCCCCAAGTCCAGAGTCATCACCTTCGGCCCATGCTCGCGAAACAGTTTCAGCGCCTCGGTCACATCCCCAGCGGGTATCACCCGGTAATTCTTCCCCAGGCCCCACTTGAGCTGTTTGCGAATTTCAGGGCTGTCGTCAACGATAAGTAGTTTTTCCAATTCGAAAATCCTTGGAAAGCAGTTCAATTGGACGCTGATAAAATCTGATAAATACCGATCAAAAAATAATTGAATTCATAAACTTGGATATTTTTCGGTGTAAAGGCTATTATTTCCTTCTGTTTTCAAAAACTTTACGTTTAATTTCAGGTTTAGGACCGAAATTCAACAAAAGACCAACTTCTGCCTTAGTCGCTTTAAGGTAATTTAACAACTGAGCTTCATGGTCAATGGACAATGCTTTAGCGGCTTTAATTTCAACAATCAATTTTCCTTCAACAAAAAGATCGACAAAATATTCGCCAACAGAATTTCCATTATAATAAACGTTGATCGGGTACTCACTATCAGCAGCAAGCCCTTTTCCCTGCAATTCAAGGAGAAGAGCCTTTTGATAAACTTTTTCAAGAAAACCGTATCCTAATTGATTATAAACATTATAAAAACAGCAGATGACCAAATCAGTCAACGAGGCATGTTTGTAATTACAATATCTTCTGCTTTTGCGGTTATCAGCGTTCATCAGATTTGATCAGCGTCCAATTCGCTTTTTCAAGCCATTCTAAACCGCCTCAACGCCCTCAGCGGCTAACTCTTGCTCCGCCAGGGGAACCCAAACGGTGAACACCGCCCCCTCCCCTTCCCGGCTCTCGACCTCGATCCTGCCCCCATGGGCCTCGACAACCTGCCGGCACTGGTAGAGGCCGATGCCGAAGCCCTTCTTCTTGGTGGTCTGGAAGGGCCTGAACAGCCGGGTGCGGATGAACTCCTCGCTCATGCCGCTGCCCTGGTCGCTGACCCGAACGAAACCCATGCCGTTGCTCCCCACCGCGACCCGCACCGGGACCTCCCCCCCGCAGGCTTCGCGGGCGTTGACCACCAGGTTCAATACCACCTTCTGGATCTCGACGGCGTCGATCAGGGTCAGCACCGGTTCGCCGCTCAGCTCGATGCCATCCCCTCCGGCGAGGCGGATGCCGTCGCGGGCGGTTTTTAGCAGGTCCTCGGGGAAGAGCTGCAGCGAGGACTTGCCTTCCATGTTTTTCAGTCGGGCGATAAGGTCTTTCATTTTTTTGACGGTGCCGTCCAGGGTTTCCAGCATGTCCTCCTGGAACTCCGGGTCGTCCAGGTAGCTTTTGGCATTGTCCACCACCAGGGCCAGGCTGGAGACGAGGTTCTTCAGATCGTGCATGACAAAAGCCGAAACCTTGCCCATCGCCGCCATTTCCTGCGCGGTTGAGAGCTGGGCCGAAAGGTGCAGGCTGAGCAGCGACGAGGTGGCCTGGTGGGCCAGCACCTTCATCAGGTCGTAATCCTCGTAGGTCAGGGTCTCGCCGGGGTTGATGCGCTGCCCAAGGAAAACAATTCCTTCGAGCTGTTTTTCAAACAGCAGGGGCACCGCCAGCTCAATCCCCTGCTCCCGGCAGAAATACTCGATATCGGCGAGCTCGGCCGAATGCTCGTCGGCCACGTTGAACACCCAGTCCTTATCCGCCAGGTGCCTGGCAAACGCCCCCTCGCCGGCGAACCTTCTCGTCGGCAGCCCCATCTGGCTGCCTGCGACCGCCTCGAAGCGCTCCCCTTCCGGGTCGGCGAGGAAAAGGAGCGCACCCTGCACCGCGAATGTCTCGCAGTAGGCGCCCAGAATGGCCTGCTGCAATTCCACGATGCTGCGGGCCGAGGAAAGGCGTTCGGTGAACCTGAGCCATTCCTTGCGATAATCGAATTTGGCGCGATAAAAGTGTTTGTGCAGAAACACCTTGACCTTGCGCCGGTACCTTTCCGAGAGCATCACCAGCAAAACGGCCAGGGCGGCCAGCACCGCCACCAGCACGAACACCGAGCGCTGGGCGGAAAACTCCAGGTAGCGCATCCCCTCGCCGAGCAGGCCCAGGCCCACCAGGTAGATCCCCACCGCCGCCACCACCAGCGAGCGGTAGGCTACGTCCCGCGAAACCCGCACCGCGCTCGCCTCGCCCCGACGCAGCCGCGAATAACCCATCATCCCGACGCCCAGGGCCAGCAGCAGCGAGCGCGCCGGCACCAGGTTCATGTCCAGCGAGCGATAGAGCAGCGCCTGGCTGTAGTAGAGAAGCAACACGCCGAACACTGTCCCCGCGCCGACGATTTCCAACTTAATGCGCCAGGCCACGGCCCGCGGTAAAGCCACCAGGGTCCGCTCCAGGTGAAAGAGCGCCACGGCCAGGTAAAACATCAGGCCGACGTAAAAGAAGTATCCCGAAGGCCCGAGAAACAGCATCCGCTCCTCGGCAAAATCGGGTGAATAAAAAACCCTCTCCACCGGGGCCAGCGCAGCAAAAACCGGAAACGACAGCGCCCCGGCCAGCAGGACCCGGGAAAACCAGGAAAACCCCCGGATCGCCTGTTCCCTGGCAAAACTCAGCGAAAACAACAAAAAGCAGAAGGGCAGCAGCGACTCGGCTATCAGCGCGCCTTTTTTCAGCGAACGCAGATCATCCGTCCGGTACAGACAAAGCAGATCCAGAATTTCCAACGCGGCAAAGCCCGCCAGCCCCGCCAGCAGAGAAAACACGGCAATGTCCCGCCGCTTCTGGACAAGCAGAAAGGCCATGAAGGCGAAAACGGCGATAATCCCGGTTATGGAGGGCAGGTTGGTTAGCATTTGATACAGTGATCAGTAATTAGTAATGAGTGATTAGTTGAAAGGCCGTGATTCGTAAGGCGTAAGGCGTGATGCGTAAAAATCAAAGACGACTTACTCATCACTTATTACTCATTACTACTCACGCCTTACGATTTACGCCTTACGGCATTTTCTGCCCACGGCCCACGGCCCACGGTCCACGGCCCAAAACCAAATGCGTCTCATACCACCCCAGCGCCTCGTTGAGCCCCTCTTTGATGGTGTGGGTGGGCGCGTAGCCGAGCAGCCGCCGGGCCTTGCCGATATCGGCCTGGGAATGCAGCACGTCCCCGGGGCGGAAATCGCGGTGAACCGGCTTGGCTTCCGCCAGCTGGGGGTGGCGGGCCGCCAGTCCGTCGCGCAGCAGGTCGAAGAGTTCAACCAGGTTGGTGCGGGCATTGACCGCGACGTTGTAGACCTGGTTGAGCGCCTCGGGGTTGTCGGTCAGCGCCGCGAGGATGTTGGCCTGCACCGCGTTCTTCACGTAGCAGAAATCCCGGCTCGTCTCCCCGGTGCCGTTGATGAACACGGTCTCGCCCTGCAGAAGGGCCGCCGTCCACTTGGGGATCACCGCGGCATAGGCCCCATCCGGGTCCTGCCGGGAGCCGAACACGTTGAAATAGCGCAGTCCGATGGATGCAAAGCCGTAGCAGCGCGCGAACACCTCGGCGTACAGCTCGTTGACATACTTGGTCACCGCATAGGGGGAGAGCGGCCGGCCGATGACATCCTCGACCTTGGGCAGCCCCGGGTGGTCGCCATAGGTGGAGCTGCTGGCGGCATAGACGAAGCGCCTCACTCCGCAGTCGCGGGCGGCCACCAGCATGTTGAGAAACCCGGTGACGTTGCTCGCGTTCGAGGTGAGCGGATCGTCGATCGAGCGGGGGACCGACCCCAGCGCCGCCTGGTGCAGCACGTAATCGACGCCGGCGCAGGCCTTTTGGCAATCGACAAGTTCCCGAATATCACCCTCGATGAAGGTGAACCGCGCCCACTGCTCCGGCGTCAGCAATGCCCGAACATCGTCAAGGTTGGCCTGTTTTCCGGTCGAAAAATTATCCAGCCCCACCACCCGCTGCCCATGGGAGAGCAGAAACTCCAGCAGGTGCGAGCCGATGAACCCCGCCGCCCCGGTCACCAGCCAGGTTTGGGGGCTGCGCTTGAGTTGTTCTTTGATTTTGTTGAATTGCATTTTTCCCTGTAATCCGTAATTCGTAATACGTGATGCGTAAGTCGTAAAGGGCTAAGACCCGTGATGCGTGATGCATGATGCGTAATCAGTTTAAATGCAGTCCTAAATACTTATTACCTATCACGCCTTACGCATTACGCCTTACGGGCCCTCCCCCCCCTCAAAGCCGCCAGTAAACCATCCCCTGCCCTTCGACCGCGCC
This window encodes:
- the prsR gene encoding PEP-CTERM-box response regulator transcription factor, which produces MEKLLIVDDSPEIRKQLKWGLGKNYRVIPAGDVTEALKLFREHGPKVMTLDLGLPPDADGATEGLRCLDEVLRISPDTKVIVLSGNEERENALKAVHLGAYDFYQKPIELAELKVILQRAFHLSALEEDNLRLQKELQGEARGMHGVFGQCLQMEEVFTTIRKVASADVPVLVLGESGTGKEMVARAIHAQGLRKDGPFVAINCGAIPENLLESELFGHEKGAFTGAQARVQGKVEYAHRGTLFLDEIGEMPPQLQVKLLRFLQEKVLQRVGGREDITVDTRIIAATNIDIERAIAAGDFREDLYYRIGVITAILPPLRERGEDVVLLANLFLRRFSSDFNKRVRGYSAAALRCLRDYHWPGNVRELENKVKRAVVMAENPIVEPEDLGFAASAAPAEPDLPAGGVSGLNLEGMSLKDARSLVEKELVVKALEQESGNIARAAELLGVSRPTFYDLMKKHGMHV
- a CDS encoding GxxExxY protein; amino-acid sequence: MNADNRKSRRYCNYKHASLTDLVICCFYNVYNQLGYGFLEKVYQKALLLELQGKGLAADSEYPINVYYNGNSVGEYFVDLFVEGKLIVEIKAAKALSIDHEAQLLNYLKATKAEVGLLLNFGPKPEIKRKVFENRRK
- a CDS encoding SDR family oxidoreductase gives rise to the protein MQFNKIKEQLKRSPQTWLVTGAAGFIGSHLLEFLLSHGQRVVGLDNFSTGKQANLDDVRALLTPEQWARFTFIEGDIRELVDCQKACAGVDYVLHQAALGSVPRSIDDPLTSNASNVTGFLNMLVAARDCGVRRFVYAASSSTYGDHPGLPKVEDVIGRPLSPYAVTKYVNELYAEVFARCYGFASIGLRYFNVFGSRQDPDGAYAAVIPKWTAALLQGETVFINGTGETSRDFCYVKNAVQANILAALTDNPEALNQVYNVAVNARTNLVELFDLLRDGLAARHPQLAEAKPVHRDFRPGDVLHSQADIGKARRLLGYAPTHTIKEGLNEALGWYETHLVLGRGPWAVGRGQKMP
- a CDS encoding response regulator transcription factor; the protein is MSINLLISCGIYLFGEGIRTMVEENKNINVIGIACNDLDLMQMMAYEPDIVIADDRSCQSVFEAFEKGESAKMLLITDAADPFLAHGGLQAMVAKGLAGIMTKNADSQMLEKAIQKVYGGDLWIDHKTIKKSISTPTSGPENIKLTRKEAEILHYLCSGYSNKETARRMSISVQTVKSHCNNLYKKFGVSSRLKLVLQATDRSSRPFH
- the prsK gene encoding XrtA/PEP-CTERM system histidine kinase PrsK; amino-acid sequence: MLTNLPSITGIIAVFAFMAFLLVQKRRDIAVFSLLAGLAGFAALEILDLLCLYRTDDLRSLKKGALIAESLLPFCFLLFSLSFAREQAIRGFSWFSRVLLAGALSFPVFAALAPVERVFYSPDFAEERMLFLGPSGYFFYVGLMFYLAVALFHLERTLVALPRAVAWRIKLEIVGAGTVFGVLLLYYSQALLYRSLDMNLVPARSLLLALGVGMMGYSRLRRGEASAVRVSRDVAYRSLVVAAVGIYLVGLGLLGEGMRYLEFSAQRSVFVLVAVLAALAVLLVMLSERYRRKVKVFLHKHFYRAKFDYRKEWLRFTERLSSARSIVELQQAILGAYCETFAVQGALLFLADPEGERFEAVAGSQMGLPTRRFAGEGAFARHLADKDWVFNVADEHSAELADIEYFCREQGIELAVPLLFEKQLEGIVFLGQRINPGETLTYEDYDLMKVLAHQATSSLLSLHLSAQLSTAQEMAAMGKVSAFVMHDLKNLVSSLALVVDNAKSYLDDPEFQEDMLETLDGTVKKMKDLIARLKNMEGKSSLQLFPEDLLKTARDGIRLAGGDGIELSGEPVLTLIDAVEIQKVVLNLVVNAREACGGEVPVRVAVGSNGMGFVRVSDQGSGMSEEFIRTRLFRPFQTTKKKGFGIGLYQCRQVVEAHGGRIEVESREGEGAVFTVWVPLAEQELAAEGVEAV